A window of the Gossypium hirsutum isolate 1008001.06 chromosome A03, Gossypium_hirsutum_v2.1, whole genome shotgun sequence genome harbors these coding sequences:
- the LOC107927892 gene encoding proline-rich receptor-like protein kinase PERK14 codes for MCIYWNVECNVAVMKGKDVATLMPSRAPKPDYSPVSSEQADAQTWPDDRSLNDQETGNQNVIEEGESSIQQTPRGPSWYPLQFRPGFPREFLFSEIEEITNGFSDIICQEENLKVYEGVLQNTPVIVKSIQDDEQFWSMLTILSRVRHRNIMNIVGYCCTATNRLLISDYPCLYSFAMKLQCDVSAINLSWRARWYTAIEIGGSLRYLHEECPDGPIVHQSVCSSNIVYSHGCSPMLSNFMTAKWYKGDVPFNGNSTGKCPNLEEDKQLYVDIHDYGLFLVELISGKVAGCFPHENEGQSLIDWVRFLLKLLPMVTIFYYYKEVFVKTS; via the exons ATGTGTATATATTGGAATGTTGAATGCAATGTTGCAGTAATGAAAGGAAAAGATGTTGCTACTTTAATGCCATCAAGGGCTCCCAAGCCTGATTACTCTCCTGTAAGTAGTGAACAAGCGGATGCTCAAACTTGGCCCGATGATCGATCCCTTAATGATCAAGAAACCGGAAATCAGAACGTGATTGAGGAAGGGGAATCATCGATACAACAAACTCCACGGGGTCCCTCTTGGTATCCATTACAATTTAGACCTGGTTTTCCTCGAGAATTTTTGTTCAGTGAAATCGAAGAGATTACGAACGGCTTCTCTGATATCATTTGTCAAGAGGAAAATCTTAAAGTTTACGAAGGGGTATTGCAGAATACACCTGTTATAGTCAAATCTATTCAAGACGATGAACAGTTTTGGTCGATGCTTACGATCCTCTCCCGTGTACGCCACCGCAATATCATGAACATCGTTGGATATTGCTGTACCGCCACGAACAGATTACTCATATCCGATTATCCATGTTTGTATAGTTTTGCTATGAAGTTGCAAT GTGATGTCTCTGCTATTAACCTTTCTTGGAGAGCAAGGTGGTATACTGCTATTGAAATAGGCGGTAGCTTGCGCTATCTCCATGAAGAATGCCCCGACGGACCGATCGTTCATCAATCTGTTTGTTCATCTAACATTGTTTATTCTCATGGTTGCTCACCTATG CTAAGCAATTTTATGACAGCCAAGTGGTACAAAGGTGATGTTCCTTTTAACGGGAATTCAACTGGAAA ATGCCCAAACCTAGAGGAAGACAAGCAACTTTATGTGGATATACATGACTATGGATTGTTTCTTGTGGAGCTTATTTCTGGAAAAGTTGCAGGTTGCTTTCCACATGAAAATGAGGGTCAGTCCCTGATAGACTGGGTAAGATTTTTGTTGAAATTGCTTCCTATGGTGactattttctattattataagGAGGTTTTCGTAAAAACATCATGA